In Populus nigra chromosome 1, ddPopNigr1.1, whole genome shotgun sequence, one genomic interval encodes:
- the LOC133681134 gene encoding protein trichome birefringence-like 31 translates to MTIKPSLDRRIQTLFPVALACLLLLGTARLVLDSLKSNQSSIFRVYGRQEGGEFKKPVFVLPKDRFEKGCNVFEGQWVWDNVSHPLYTEESCPYLVKQTTCQRNGRPDSFYQDWRWQPRACELPRFDPLKLLDILRGKRLMFIGDSVQRGQFESMVCMVQSVIPDGKKSFHRIPPMKIFKAEEYNASIEYYWAPFIVESISDHATNHTVLKRLVNLDSIAKHGKSWEGVDVLVFESYVWWMYKPSINATHGSTDDIQEFNVTTAYKLALETWAKWLESNINSIKQKVFFMSMSPTHLWSWEWRPGSDESCFNESYPIEGPYWGTGSNLQIMKIVDDILRESKINVTFLNITQLSEYRKDGHTTIYGERKGKLLTKEQRSDPKNFADCIHWCLPGVPDAWNEILYAYLLQNHQNFM, encoded by the exons ATGACGATCAAACCTTCACTTGATCGACGAATTCAAACCCTCTTCCCTGTAGCTTTAGCTTGTCTCCTTCTTTTAGGAACTGCGAGATTAGTCCTAGATAGTTTAAAGAGCAACCAGAGCTCTATCTTCAGGGTATATGGAAGGCAAGAAGGTGGCGAGTTTAAAAAACCAGTCTTTGTTTTGCCAAAGGATCGGTTTGAGAAAGGGTGCAATGTTTTTGAAGGGCAATGGGTGTGGGACAATGTATCCCACCCTCTTTATACAGAAGAAAGCTGCCCTTACTTGGTTAAACAGACCACCTGCCAAAGAAATGGTAGGCCTGATTCTTTCTACCAAGATTGGAGGTGGCAGCCTCGTGCATGCGAATTGCCGag ATTTGATCCATTAAAGCTACTGGACATTTTGAGGGGCAAAAGGCTGATGTTTATAGGAGATTCTGTACAGAGAGGCCAATTTGAATCTATGGTCTGTATGGTGCAATCTGTAATTCCTGAtggaaaaaaatcttttcaccGAATTCCTCCGATGAAGATCTTCAAAGCTGAG GAGTATAATGCATCGATTGAGTATTATTGGGCTCCCTTCATTGTGGAATCCATTTCAGATCATGCAACAAATCATACTGTACTAAAACGGCTGGTTAATCTCGATTCCATAGCTAAACATGGAAAGAGCTGGGAAGGCGTTGACGTGTTAGTATTCGAGAGCTACGTATGGTGGATGTACAAGCCTTCGATCAATGCTAC ACATGGATCAACAGATGACATTCAAGAATTTAATGTAACCACTGCATATAAGTTAGCATTGGAAACTTGGGCAAAATGGCTAGAATCCAACATCAACTCCATCAAGCAGAAGGTGTTCTTCATGAGCATGTCTCCAACTCATTTGTG GAGTTGGGAATGGAGGCCTGGAAGCGATGAAAGCTGCTTCAATGAATCCTACCCAATTGAAGGTCCATACTGGGGCACAGGTTCAAATCTCCAGATCATGAAGATAGTTGATGATATCCTACGAGAATCGAAAATCAATGTTACTTTTTTGAATATCACCCAGTTGTCGGAATATAGAAAAGATGGCCATACAACCATCTATGGTGAACGCAAGGGAAAGCTCTTGACAAAGGAGCAAAGATCTGATCCAAAAAATTTTGCAGACTGCATCCACTGGTGTTTACCAGGGGTTCCTGATGCTTGGAATGAGATTCTCTACGCATATTTGTTACAGAATCATCAAAATTTTATGTGA
- the LOC133693674 gene encoding tRNA dimethylallyltransferase 9 encodes MIMTEVCGLRTRCLHSLLRSSSSSFCRHGRQFATTTTCSIPVPNKKDKLIVISGPTGSGKTRLALELAKRLNGEIVSADSVQVYRGLDVGSAKPTESERKEVRHHLLDILHPSEDYSVGQFYEDARQATQDILKNGRVPIVTGGTGLYLRWFIYGKPDVPKASPEIASEVYSELAELERNKDWDAAVQLVVKAGDSQAQFLAANDWYRLRRSLEIIKTSGSPQSAFQVPYKSFKDQFDTRLTDSSHDVNSSGDLDYEFICFFLSSPRLDLYKSIDYRCEDMVAGSNGILTEAKWLLDEGLLPNSNSATRAIGYRQAMEYLLRCREDGGRSSAGDFYAFLSEFQKASRNFAKRQMTWFRNEHIYHWLDASKPLEMVLNFVYDAYHDQTGSFVVPESLRMKKDMTSRREVLQLKAYRTKNRHFVSRNDCSDILDWIRTTQGEAVSVV; translated from the exons ATGATAATGACCGAAGTGTGTGGCCTCCGTACACGCTGCCTACACTCCCTCCTCCgctcttcttcctcctctttctGTCGCCACGGCCGCCAATTCGCCACCACCACAACATGCTCCATTCCCGTAccaaacaaaaaagacaagTTAATTGTGATTTCTGGTCCCACTGGATCCGGCAAGACCCGTCTCGCATTAGAGCTTGCCAAACGCCTTAACGGTGAAATCGTCAGCGCCGACTCCGTCCAG GTATATCGTGGTCTTGATGTAGGATCAGCAAAGCCTACTGAGAGTGAACGAAAG GAAGTGCGGCACCATCTACTTGACATATTACACCCATCTGAAG ATTATTCAGTTGGGCAATTTTACGAGGATGCAAGACAAGCAACTCAAGATATTCTCAAAAATGGTCGTGTTCCCATAGTCACTGGTGGGACTGGATTGTACCTGCGATG GTTCATATATGGAAAGCCAGATGTTCCTAAAGCCTCACCAGAGATTGCATCTGAAGTATATTCCGAGCTTGCAGAACTTGAGAGGAATAAGGACTGGGATGCAGCTGTGCAGTTGGTGGTCAAAGCAGGTGATTCACAGGCACAGTTTTTGGCTGCCAATGATTGGTATCGGTTGCGGCGTAGCCTTGAGATAATTAAG ACTAGTGGATCTCCTCAATCTGCTTTTCAAGTTCCATACAAGTCTTTCAAGGACCAATTTGATACAAGATTAACAGACAGCTCCCATGATGTGAATTCATCTGGTGATTTGGACTACgagttcatttgttttttcctctcaAGCCCCAGACTTGATCTCTATAAATCAATTGATTACCGATGTGAAGATATGGTTGCAG GGAGCAATGGGATTTTGACTGAAGCCAAATGGCTTCTTGATGAAGGTCTTCTTCCAAACTCCAATTCCGCAACTCGAGCAATCGGTTACAGACAA GCAATGGAGTATCTTTTAAGGTGTCGAGAAGATGGGGGTAGGAGTTCTGCTGGAGATTTTTATGCTTTTCTATCAGAATTTCAGAAAGCATCTCG aaaCTTTGCAAAAAGGCAAATGACATGGTTTCGTAATGAGCATATCTATCATTGGCTTGATGCTTCTAAACCTCTG gaaaTGGTGCTTAACTTTGTTTATGATGCATACCATGACCAAACCGGAAGCTTTGTTGTGCCTGAATCACTTAGAATGAAGAAAGATATGACTAGCAGACGGGAGGTTCTTCAACTCAAGGCTTATCGCACCAAAAATAG GCATTTTGTTAGTCGTAATGATTGTTCTGATATACTTGACTGGATAAGAACAACTCAAGGCGAAGCAGTGAGCGTAGTGTAA